In Virgibacillus sp. NKC19-16, a single genomic region encodes these proteins:
- a CDS encoding dihydroxyacetone kinase subunit DhaK, which yields MKKVINKPESVAQETIEGFMYAYKNSHKKLENVNGITRKDLKDKVAVVIGGGSGHEPLFLGFVGEGLADGVALGNVFAAPTPNTIQEVAKAADSGKGVLFIYGNYAGDVLNFDMAVEMLEMEDVDSRTVRVSDDVASAPVERKEDRRGIAGDVFVIKIAGAAAEKGKSLDEVFEVTQKACDQTYSIGVALSPGTIPDSGEPTFTLADDEMELGMGIHGEPGMERTKIMKADKLVDRLMDTLLKESNVREGDEVSVLVNGLGSTTLMELFIANRRVARVLEEKGVNVYDMDVNSYCTTQEMGGFSITLLKLDDELKELHDATANSPYYKK from the coding sequence TTGAAAAAAGTCATCAACAAACCTGAATCAGTCGCTCAAGAAACGATTGAAGGATTCATGTATGCCTATAAAAATTCCCATAAAAAACTGGAAAATGTAAACGGAATCACACGTAAAGATCTCAAAGATAAAGTAGCAGTAGTTATTGGTGGAGGTAGTGGACATGAGCCATTGTTTCTTGGATTTGTAGGAGAAGGACTTGCGGATGGTGTGGCACTAGGAAATGTGTTTGCAGCACCTACACCGAACACGATACAGGAAGTGGCTAAAGCAGCTGATTCAGGCAAGGGCGTTCTATTTATCTATGGAAATTATGCTGGTGATGTTTTGAATTTTGATATGGCGGTTGAAATGCTTGAAATGGAAGATGTCGATTCACGTACTGTAAGAGTCAGTGATGATGTAGCATCCGCTCCTGTTGAAAGGAAAGAAGATCGCAGAGGAATCGCTGGAGATGTATTTGTTATAAAAATAGCAGGTGCAGCTGCTGAGAAGGGTAAATCGTTGGATGAAGTTTTTGAAGTTACACAAAAAGCGTGTGATCAGACATATTCTATAGGAGTTGCTTTATCACCTGGAACGATTCCGGATTCCGGAGAGCCAACCTTTACACTGGCTGATGATGAAATGGAGTTAGGCATGGGTATTCACGGCGAACCAGGGATGGAACGAACGAAAATAATGAAAGCGGATAAATTGGTTGATCGATTAATGGATACGTTGTTAAAGGAAAGCAATGTACGCGAAGGCGATGAAGTTAGTGTGCTTGTAAATGGACTTGGGTCGACGACATTAATGGAATTGTTTATTGCCAATCGCCGAGTGGCACGGGTTTTAGAAGAAAAAGGGGTTAATGTATATGATATGGATGTAAATAGCTATTGCACCACGCAAGAAATGGGTGGGTTTTCCATCACGTTGCTGAAATTAGATGATGAATTAAAAGAGCTACATGATGCAACAGCGAATTCACCATATTACAAGAAGTAA